In the Polyangiaceae bacterium genome, one interval contains:
- a CDS encoding cytochrome c3 family protein produces MNSGARRPTWQLALVAAGALLTALLAGVLGTAHYSAKRSAAFCTSCHLPSENAHVLAKGHENQTCQSCHSVETDEAVRLAAARLIGTKSARGHTRVSATACTQCHNSRDAAWTRIATTSGHQSHPSGVGALDCLSCHRESAHGQKPIANVCADCHARSKLHRDKEGVAEGKQPQCLSCHNFSLPKEGKVQLTADACARCHGEAARKGKPAAEVLKASVVKEKDLHGDVDCKLCHQPHAGHGGLPMARNCTNCHSILITDTGKLPEEHLVCQKCHEQHKPLKKAGSQCAGCHEQARRGAKAASTALQHDECASCHRPHTWVAEMNGCVNCHVEEASLVSTKSPERHQRCVNCHEVHGPPPSGLTTCAGCHKLNANRMQAAPMKHRDCTSCHNPHAPHAEAPRACAECHKAPVHQLVSVGPATHARAGCTACHTLHGNPRADSRACQNCHKGQRALVAKAGPEPHRDCASCHRPHRFAVSNPTQPCRRCHEKMVTASTAHSGTCNKCHQPHGSPLVQRAKCLNCHAKLNFSAPNATHDRCSSCHTPHQRAQGTTARCANCHQDKVKVAQLWPAHSAHRDSCTGCHQPHAAQNKKACADCHQKQATMSSGGKHRCTQCHSPHAAPPGSTAGWWSKCSGCHAKQAEASKGHSACNNCHKPHSFSPPACTTCHKAAASKAAHKVKEHQACTKCHDAHGATLPGRQECLACHTDRTNHQPNAGRCQGCHLFK; encoded by the coding sequence ATGAATAGCGGTGCACGCCGGCCCACCTGGCAGCTGGCACTCGTCGCGGCGGGAGCGCTGCTGACGGCACTGCTTGCGGGTGTGCTTGGCACCGCCCACTACTCCGCCAAGCGGTCCGCGGCCTTCTGCACCAGCTGCCATTTGCCCAGCGAAAACGCGCATGTCCTCGCCAAAGGACACGAAAATCAGACGTGCCAATCTTGCCACAGCGTCGAGACGGACGAAGCGGTACGTCTGGCCGCCGCGCGCCTGATCGGCACGAAGTCGGCTCGTGGGCACACCCGGGTTTCCGCGACCGCGTGCACGCAATGCCACAACAGTCGGGATGCTGCGTGGACGCGAATTGCGACGACTTCGGGTCATCAGTCGCATCCGAGCGGCGTGGGAGCGCTCGACTGTTTGTCTTGCCACCGCGAGAGCGCCCACGGCCAGAAGCCGATCGCCAACGTCTGCGCGGATTGTCACGCGCGCAGCAAGCTCCATAGGGACAAGGAAGGAGTTGCCGAAGGCAAGCAGCCACAGTGCCTGTCCTGCCACAACTTCTCCCTGCCCAAGGAGGGCAAGGTCCAGCTCACCGCAGACGCCTGCGCACGCTGCCACGGAGAGGCGGCACGGAAGGGCAAGCCCGCCGCGGAGGTGCTGAAAGCCAGCGTGGTCAAGGAAAAGGACCTGCATGGCGACGTGGACTGCAAGCTGTGTCACCAGCCTCACGCCGGGCACGGCGGGCTTCCGATGGCGAGGAACTGCACGAACTGCCACAGCATCCTGATCACGGACACGGGAAAGCTGCCCGAGGAGCATTTGGTTTGCCAGAAGTGTCACGAGCAGCACAAGCCGCTGAAGAAAGCCGGCTCCCAGTGCGCGGGCTGCCACGAGCAGGCACGACGGGGCGCCAAGGCGGCGTCAACGGCACTGCAGCACGACGAATGCGCTAGCTGCCACCGGCCGCATACATGGGTGGCAGAAATGAACGGCTGCGTGAACTGTCACGTAGAAGAGGCCAGCCTGGTCTCCACCAAGAGCCCAGAGCGGCACCAACGTTGTGTGAACTGCCACGAGGTGCATGGCCCACCGCCCTCGGGCCTCACCACGTGTGCAGGCTGTCACAAGCTCAACGCCAACCGCATGCAGGCGGCACCGATGAAGCACCGTGACTGCACGAGCTGCCACAACCCCCACGCGCCGCATGCCGAAGCGCCGCGGGCGTGCGCCGAATGTCACAAGGCTCCCGTGCACCAACTCGTCAGCGTGGGTCCGGCGACCCACGCGCGGGCGGGCTGCACGGCGTGCCACACGTTGCACGGCAATCCGCGTGCGGATAGCCGCGCGTGCCAGAATTGTCACAAGGGGCAGCGGGCTCTGGTCGCGAAAGCGGGCCCCGAACCGCATCGCGACTGCGCGTCCTGCCACCGACCGCACCGCTTCGCCGTCTCGAATCCCACGCAGCCCTGCCGCCGCTGCCATGAGAAGATGGTGACGGCCTCGACGGCCCACAGCGGAACCTGCAACAAGTGCCATCAGCCCCACGGCTCGCCCCTGGTGCAGCGTGCGAAGTGCCTGAACTGCCACGCGAAGCTGAATTTCAGCGCACCGAATGCCACGCACGATCGCTGCAGCTCGTGCCACACACCGCATCAGCGGGCCCAGGGCACCACCGCGCGCTGCGCCAATTGCCATCAGGACAAGGTGAAGGTGGCGCAGCTCTGGCCTGCTCATTCTGCGCACCGAGACAGCTGCACGGGGTGCCATCAGCCCCACGCCGCACAGAACAAGAAAGCCTGCGCGGATTGCCATCAGAAGCAGGCAACGATGAGCTCGGGCGGAAAGCACCGCTGCACGCAGTGCCACTCACCCCACGCCGCACCCCCCGGCTCGACTGCGGGCTGGTGGAGCAAGTGCTCGGGCTGTCACGCGAAGCAGGCGGAGGCTTCCAAGGGGCACTCGGCCTGTAACAACTGCCACAAGCCGCACTCCTTCAGTCCGCCAGCCTGCACCACCTGTCACAAGGCGGCGGCGAGCAAGGCCGCGCACAAGGTGAAGGAGCACCAAGCGTGCACCAAGTGCCACGACGCCCACGGCGCAACCCTCCCCGGTCGCCAGGAGTGCCTGGCCTGCCACACGGACCGCACGAATCACCAGCCCAACGCCGGCCGCTGCCAAGGCTGCCACCTCTTCAAGTAA